One segment of Variovorax sp. PAMC28562 DNA contains the following:
- the argE gene encoding acetylornithine deacetylase: MTTSNDPTPPPISLHWIEKLIRIDTTSFESNLGLIETVRDDLERHGARSTLTYEATGKKANVFATLPAADGSTQGGIVLSGHTDTVPVKGQKWDSGPFEPTVREGKLFGRGTCDMKGFIGVALTLLPEMKAAQLKEPIHFAFSCDEELGCVGAPYMLADLKARGIHANGCIVGEPTDMRVIVAHKGINAYRCRVHGHAAHSSLTPHGLNAIEYAARLICFIRDQADQYRRDGPFDNAFDVPFTTLQTGTISGGIAINTIPSQCEFGFEYRNLPGVDSAPIIERIKDYAANTLLPRMKSEHAGAAIDFELLATAPTLDASEQAAITQLVRALTGDRDVRKVAYGTEAGLFQQLGIPSVVCGPGSIEDAHKANEFVTLEQIERCESFMRKLIRSMSLPA; encoded by the coding sequence GTGACCACCTCGAACGACCCCACCCCACCGCCGATTTCTCTTCACTGGATCGAGAAGTTGATCCGCATCGACACAACGAGCTTTGAGTCTAATCTGGGCCTCATCGAGACGGTCCGCGATGACCTCGAGCGACACGGTGCCAGGTCGACGCTCACCTACGAAGCCACCGGCAAGAAGGCGAATGTCTTTGCGACATTGCCTGCGGCCGACGGTTCGACGCAAGGCGGCATCGTGCTTTCGGGGCACACCGACACGGTGCCGGTCAAAGGTCAGAAATGGGACAGCGGCCCGTTCGAGCCCACGGTGCGCGAAGGCAAGCTCTTTGGCCGCGGCACCTGCGATATGAAGGGCTTCATCGGCGTGGCGTTGACGCTACTGCCCGAGATGAAAGCCGCGCAGCTCAAGGAGCCGATCCACTTCGCCTTCTCGTGCGATGAAGAGCTTGGCTGCGTCGGCGCGCCCTACATGCTCGCCGACTTGAAGGCGCGCGGTATCCATGCCAATGGGTGCATCGTCGGCGAGCCGACCGACATGCGCGTCATCGTGGCGCACAAGGGCATCAACGCGTACCGCTGCCGTGTGCACGGGCATGCGGCGCATTCGTCGTTGACGCCGCATGGCCTCAACGCCATCGAGTACGCCGCACGGCTGATTTGCTTCATCCGCGACCAGGCCGATCAGTATCGACGCGATGGGCCTTTCGACAACGCGTTCGACGTGCCCTTCACCACGCTACAGACCGGAACCATCAGCGGCGGCATTGCGATCAACACGATTCCCTCGCAGTGCGAGTTTGGATTCGAATACCGCAACCTGCCGGGCGTCGACAGCGCGCCGATCATCGAGCGAATCAAGGACTACGCCGCCAACACGCTGCTGCCGCGAATGAAGAGCGAGCATGCCGGCGCTGCCATCGACTTTGAACTGCTGGCCACGGCGCCCACGCTCGATGCATCGGAGCAGGCCGCCATCACCCAACTGGTGCGCGCGCTGACCGGCGACCGCGACGTGCGCAAGGTCGCCTACGGTACCGAGGCTGGGTTGTTCCAGCAGTTGGGCATCCCCTCCGTCGTGTGTGGGCCCGGAAGCATCGAAGACGCGCACAAGGCGAACGAGTTCGTCACGCTGGAGCAGATCGAACGGTGCGAATCCTTCATGCGCAAGCTGATCCGGAGCATGTCGCTGCCGGCTTGA
- a CDS encoding helix-turn-helix domain-containing protein: MQASDAVVLDKSELGGRLRSARLAQRLTLSDLAAKSQVSVASISKAERGLLALSYEKFAALAAALHLDLSTLFGTQPSGFLSGSVVVTRSKDVVEYHSERYLYGMLATQVTSKKMTPMMGRIEADSVLRPGQFSKHPGEEFIFVLDGALEMHFADGRVERLEKNDSIYFDSGLGHLYVNGGKEGAQILVVCCNEPGHPSIDGSR; the protein is encoded by the coding sequence ATGCAAGCATCCGATGCTGTTGTTCTCGACAAGTCGGAGCTCGGTGGTCGGCTGCGCAGCGCCCGGCTGGCACAGCGCTTGACGCTTTCCGACCTGGCAGCGAAATCGCAGGTTTCGGTGGCATCGATCTCGAAAGCGGAGCGTGGGCTGCTGGCGCTCAGCTACGAGAAATTTGCAGCATTGGCGGCGGCGCTGCACCTTGATTTGTCGACGCTGTTCGGCACGCAACCGTCAGGTTTCCTGTCGGGTAGCGTCGTCGTCACACGCAGCAAGGACGTGGTCGAGTACCACTCCGAGCGCTACCTCTACGGCATGCTCGCAACGCAGGTCACATCGAAGAAAATGACACCGATGATGGGGCGCATCGAAGCCGATTCGGTCTTGCGGCCGGGCCAGTTCAGCAAGCACCCGGGCGAGGAATTCATCTTCGTGCTCGACGGTGCGCTCGAGATGCACTTTGCCGACGGCCGCGTCGAAAGGCTCGAGAAGAACGACAGCATCTACTTCGACAGCGGCCTCGGCCACCTCTACGTGAACGGCGGAAAAGAAGGCGCGCAGATCCTCGTGGTGTGCTGCAACGAACCCGGTCATCCGTCGATCGACGGCAGTCGCTGA
- a CDS encoding UDP-2,3-diacylglucosamine diphosphatase, whose translation MQRDDAFLRAWRDNATGTSAPDDDDATRPSQRFRTLWISDLHLGTPGCQARALLDFLKHTECETLFLVGDIIDGWQLKRHWYWPQAHNDVIQKLLRKARKGTRVIFIPGNHDEFARKYLNHNFGGIDVADEWIHEMADGRKLWVMHGDLFDGVIQCAKWLAHVGDSLYEFTLKLNRHLNSLRARMGLPYWSLSKYLKQKVKRAVSYVGDFEVAVAREARKRGVQGVVCGHIHHAEMRDIDGILYCNDGDWVESLTALAEHADGRLEIIEWAQHMPSGAQTIAGTQLAPEPAIAA comes from the coding sequence ATGCAACGCGACGATGCTTTTCTCCGCGCATGGCGCGACAACGCAACCGGCACTTCGGCGCCGGACGACGATGACGCAACGCGGCCGTCGCAACGCTTTCGCACGCTGTGGATCTCTGACCTGCATCTGGGCACGCCCGGCTGCCAGGCACGTGCGCTGCTCGACTTCTTGAAACACACAGAATGCGAGACGCTGTTCCTCGTCGGCGACATCATCGACGGCTGGCAACTCAAGCGGCACTGGTACTGGCCCCAAGCGCACAACGACGTGATCCAGAAGCTGCTGCGCAAGGCACGCAAGGGCACGCGCGTGATCTTCATTCCGGGCAACCACGACGAGTTCGCGCGCAAGTATCTGAACCACAACTTCGGCGGCATCGACGTCGCCGACGAATGGATTCATGAGATGGCCGATGGCCGCAAGCTCTGGGTGATGCACGGCGACCTGTTCGACGGCGTGATTCAGTGCGCGAAGTGGCTCGCGCATGTCGGCGACTCGCTCTACGAGTTCACGCTGAAGCTCAACCGGCACCTCAACTCGCTGCGCGCGCGCATGGGGCTGCCGTACTGGTCGCTCTCGAAGTACCTGAAGCAGAAGGTGAAGCGGGCCGTGAGCTATGTCGGTGACTTCGAGGTCGCCGTTGCGCGCGAAGCACGCAAGCGCGGCGTGCAGGGTGTCGTGTGCGGGCACATCCACCATGCCGAGATGCGCGACATTGACGGCATCCTCTACTGCAACGACGGCGACTGGGTGGAGAGCCTGACTGCGCTGGCGGAGCACGCCGACGGGCGACTCGAAATCATCGAATGGGCGCAGCACATGCCATCGGGCGCGCAGACGATTGCCGGGACGCAGCTCGCACCGGAACCGGCGATCGCGGCCTGA
- the ruvB gene encoding Holliday junction branch migration DNA helicase RuvB → MTIQTDDFAPAPQRVVSAAPASPNEEAIERALRPKLLDEYVGQAKVREQLEIFIGAARMRNEALDHVLLFGPPGLGKTTLSHIIAAELGVNLRQTSGPVLEKPKDLAALLTNLERNDVLFIDEIHRLSPVVEEILYPALEDYQIDIMIGEGPAARSIKLDLQPFTLVGATTRAGMLTNPLRDRFGIVARLEFYTPEELARIVRRSAGLLKVEMDEAGGFELARRSRGTPRIANRLLRRVRDYAQVKGDGRITEHIAHKALAMLDVDPQGLDLMDRKLLEAVIHRFDGGPVGLDNVAASIGEERDTIEDVIEPYLIQQGYLQRTPRGRIATLAAYRHLGVVPPSHRSSDSDLLI, encoded by the coding sequence ATGACCATCCAGACCGACGACTTCGCCCCGGCCCCGCAACGCGTGGTGTCCGCGGCGCCCGCCTCGCCGAACGAAGAGGCGATCGAGCGCGCCTTGCGCCCCAAGCTGCTCGACGAATACGTCGGCCAGGCGAAGGTGCGGGAGCAGCTTGAAATCTTCATCGGCGCGGCGCGCATGCGCAACGAGGCGCTCGACCACGTGCTGTTGTTCGGGCCGCCCGGCCTGGGCAAGACCACGCTGAGCCACATCATCGCGGCCGAGTTGGGCGTCAACCTGCGCCAGACCTCCGGCCCGGTGCTCGAAAAACCAAAGGACCTGGCCGCGCTGCTGACCAACCTGGAGCGCAACGACGTGCTCTTCATCGACGAGATCCATCGGCTCTCGCCGGTCGTCGAAGAAATTCTCTATCCCGCACTGGAGGACTACCAGATCGACATCATGATCGGTGAAGGCCCGGCGGCGCGCAGCATCAAGCTCGATCTGCAGCCCTTCACGCTGGTCGGCGCAACCACGCGCGCTGGCATGCTGACCAACCCACTGCGCGATCGCTTCGGCATCGTGGCACGGCTCGAGTTCTACACACCCGAGGAACTGGCGCGCATCGTGCGCCGCAGTGCCGGGCTGCTCAAAGTCGAGATGGACGAGGCCGGTGGCTTCGAGCTAGCGCGCCGTTCGCGCGGCACGCCACGCATCGCCAACCGACTGTTGCGGCGGGTGCGCGACTATGCGCAGGTAAAGGGCGACGGGCGCATCACCGAACACATCGCGCACAAGGCGCTGGCGATGCTCGACGTCGATCCCCAGGGCCTGGACCTGATGGACCGCAAGCTGCTCGAAGCGGTGATCCATCGTTTCGACGGCGGCCCGGTCGGCCTCGACAACGTGGCGGCCAGCATCGGCGAAGAGCGCGACACGATCGAAGACGTGATCGAGCCCTACCTGATCCAGCAAGGCTACCTGCAGCGCACCCCGCGCGGCCGCATCGCCACGCTGGCGGCGTATCGGCATCTCGGGGTCGTTCCGCCGTCACATCGATCGAGCGACAGTGATCTGCTGATCTGA
- the ruvA gene encoding Holliday junction branch migration protein RuvA translates to MIGKLTGILAERNPPQIVVDCNGVGYEVDVPMSTFYNLPPTGERVSLLTHFVVREDAQILYGFGTAEERMAFRQLIKISGVGPRMALGVLSGLSVSELAQVVTLQDTGRLVKIPGVGKKTAERLLLELKGKLGADIALPAHAANDAQGDILQALVALGYSDKEAAAALKALPKDVAVGDGIKLALKALAR, encoded by the coding sequence ATGATCGGTAAGCTCACGGGAATTCTTGCCGAACGCAACCCGCCGCAGATCGTAGTGGACTGCAACGGCGTCGGCTACGAGGTCGACGTGCCGATGAGCACCTTCTACAACCTGCCGCCGACGGGGGAGCGCGTTTCGTTGCTCACGCACTTCGTGGTGCGTGAAGACGCGCAGATTCTTTACGGCTTCGGCACCGCCGAGGAGCGCATGGCGTTTCGACAGCTGATCAAAATATCAGGCGTTGGCCCGCGCATGGCGCTGGGTGTGCTGTCGGGGCTCAGCGTGAGCGAGCTGGCGCAGGTGGTCACGCTGCAGGACACGGGCCGGCTGGTGAAGATTCCGGGCGTTGGCAAGAAAACAGCGGAGCGTCTGCTGCTGGAACTCAAAGGCAAGCTCGGCGCGGACATCGCGCTGCCAGCGCATGCTGCCAATGACGCCCAGGGCGACATCCTCCAGGCGCTGGTGGCACTTGGATACAGCGACAAAGAAGCAGCCGCAGCATTGAAGGCACTGCCCAAGGATGTGGCTGTGGGCGACGGCATCAAGCTGGCGCTGAAGGCATTAGCCCGGTAG
- a CDS encoding trypsin-like peptidase domain-containing protein, with protein MAYDFYGRLNQCAIYRLATECRAFKVVKRERKIKAIRLLGALACALLISVAGCGGSGGSGGGGTVALPVATAQTSSKAAAPAEAVMQPAEPSKDPILIEAKTSVGGSHEVERFKMRAAGMAPTPVQISLGALTVQAPTVQKSALAHVGLPTKIGVARPISDTASRPQVAALMGWTALLNGDKVSAMRFVSPDAKGVRLGLLIKSFPLGATVRFYADSAGKIYEISGQEILTTIQQNVDAGDSSDAAHTYWSPNMGGEAITVEIEVPPGAPTDAVQISVPSLSHVLADIRKLDSIAKVGEAGSCTMDVSCSSTYNELSKSVAMMDFVDSGDDYVCTGTLLNDRSSSGTPYFLSANHCISNQTVASTLYTLWFYKSASCNSTQVDPKLAAMVSGATLLYASADTDTSFMRLNSTPPAGTVYAGSSAFPLGYYDDVYGVSHPKGDLQKYTLGDYLGTGKCTGGTCASSSASDAQFLRVRWTQGATEGGSSGSGLFVKLNRKDYLVGQLFGGYGSCQTPLGNDYYGRFDKAYQAGLSQWLGATSGIVRVPIYRLYNRRAQSHFYTADPAERDNAIQHSLDYSYDGIAFYAYGAAGTASDTVFRFYDAHTGEHFYTINSAERDNIKATIPWLSFEGPSWYANIASGKQTSAMYRFFNTQNGTHFYTINATERDTILQRYPQYSFEGVGYYAWTGP; from the coding sequence GTGGCGTACGACTTTTATGGCCGACTAAACCAGTGCGCAATCTATCGGTTGGCGACAGAATGCAGAGCATTCAAGGTGGTCAAAAGGGAGAGAAAAATTAAAGCTATTCGTCTATTGGGCGCGCTTGCCTGCGCGCTACTGATTTCTGTCGCCGGATGCGGCGGTTCTGGCGGGTCCGGTGGTGGCGGCACAGTTGCGTTGCCCGTAGCCACAGCCCAGACTTCAAGCAAAGCGGCCGCCCCAGCAGAAGCCGTCATGCAGCCCGCAGAGCCTTCCAAGGACCCGATTCTCATCGAGGCCAAGACAAGCGTTGGCGGGAGCCATGAAGTTGAACGGTTCAAGATGAGGGCGGCCGGTATGGCGCCCACTCCGGTGCAAATCAGCCTGGGTGCGCTCACTGTTCAAGCTCCGACGGTCCAAAAGTCAGCGCTTGCGCATGTTGGGCTGCCGACAAAAATTGGCGTGGCTCGGCCTATTTCTGACACGGCGAGTCGACCGCAGGTCGCTGCGTTGATGGGTTGGACCGCGCTGCTGAATGGCGACAAGGTCTCGGCAATGCGTTTCGTCTCTCCAGATGCAAAAGGAGTGCGGCTCGGACTGCTGATCAAGAGCTTTCCTCTCGGCGCCACTGTTCGCTTCTATGCCGACAGTGCCGGCAAAATTTACGAAATTTCGGGCCAGGAAATCCTGACGACGATTCAGCAAAACGTAGATGCCGGAGATTCGAGCGATGCCGCGCACACCTACTGGTCCCCCAATATGGGAGGCGAGGCTATTACGGTGGAGATTGAAGTACCGCCGGGAGCGCCGACAGACGCGGTCCAAATTTCGGTGCCATCGCTGTCGCATGTGCTCGCGGACATCCGCAAACTCGACTCCATCGCAAAAGTTGGCGAGGCGGGTTCTTGCACCATGGACGTGTCTTGCTCGTCGACTTACAACGAATTGAGCAAGTCGGTCGCGATGATGGACTTCGTCGACAGCGGGGACGACTATGTTTGCACTGGCACCCTGCTGAATGACCGGTCGTCTTCGGGGACACCTTATTTTCTCAGCGCCAATCACTGCATTTCGAACCAAACGGTGGCATCCACGTTGTACACACTGTGGTTCTACAAATCTGCTTCGTGCAACAGCACGCAGGTGGACCCCAAGCTTGCAGCCATGGTCTCGGGCGCCACGTTGCTGTACGCCAGCGCTGATACAGACACCTCTTTCATGCGACTCAATTCGACGCCACCGGCCGGCACTGTTTATGCAGGATCGAGCGCCTTCCCGCTCGGCTACTACGACGACGTGTATGGGGTCAGTCACCCCAAAGGCGATTTGCAGAAATACACCCTTGGCGATTACCTGGGCACGGGCAAATGCACTGGCGGAACATGCGCCTCATCGTCCGCTTCGGATGCCCAATTCCTGCGGGTCCGGTGGACGCAGGGCGCGACCGAGGGAGGAAGTAGCGGCTCTGGACTCTTTGTCAAGCTCAACAGAAAGGACTATCTGGTCGGACAGCTTTTTGGTGGTTACGGATCCTGCCAAACCCCCCTGGGGAATGATTACTATGGTCGATTCGACAAAGCGTATCAAGCGGGGTTGTCGCAATGGCTCGGCGCAACGTCGGGCATCGTGCGTGTCCCGATCTATCGCCTCTACAACCGCCGAGCGCAGAGCCATTTCTACACGGCTGATCCCGCGGAGCGTGACAATGCTATCCAGCACTCCCTGGACTACAGCTATGACGGAATCGCGTTTTATGCCTATGGGGCAGCCGGTACCGCCAGCGACACGGTCTTCCGTTTCTACGATGCACACACTGGTGAGCACTTCTATACGATCAATTCTGCCGAGCGTGACAACATCAAGGCCACCATTCCGTGGCTTTCTTTTGAAGGGCCAAGTTGGTATGCCAACATCGCTTCTGGCAAACAGACCAGTGCGATGTACCGATTCTTCAACACGCAAAACGGCACTCACTTCTACACAATCAATGCAACAGAGCGCGACACCATATTGCAGCGGTATCCGCAATATTCATTTGAGGGCGTCGGCTATTACGCTTGGACTGGACCCTAG
- a CDS encoding PhoH family protein has translation MLLRHTFAPPNNTRLGHLCGPLDAHLRRIEEALDVKIAHRHEQFKIDGPKVNAQRAMDVLQALYEIAQRPIDAAVVQLTLAGDSSMDEADDEGMTLVTRRADLRARTPTQSLYLENIANHDITFGIGPAGTGKTYLAVACAVDALERSSVQRIVLTRPAVEAGERLGFLPGNLSEKVDPYLRPLYDALHDLMGFDKVQKAFERNALEIAPLAFMRGRTLNNAFIILDEAQNTTPEQMKMFLTRIGFGAKAVVTGDVSQIDLPKTQLSGLVDAERVMKRVKGIAVTHFTSADVVRHPLVARIVDAYDSQRKRATPAR, from the coding sequence TTGCTCCTTCGACACACCTTCGCCCCTCCCAACAACACACGCCTCGGCCACCTGTGCGGCCCGCTCGATGCGCATCTGCGCCGCATCGAAGAGGCGCTCGACGTGAAAATCGCGCACCGGCACGAGCAGTTCAAGATCGACGGCCCCAAGGTCAACGCACAACGTGCGATGGATGTGCTGCAGGCCCTGTACGAGATCGCGCAACGACCCATCGATGCGGCGGTGGTGCAGCTCACGCTGGCAGGCGACAGTTCGATGGACGAAGCCGACGACGAAGGGATGACGCTGGTCACGCGCCGCGCCGACTTGCGTGCTCGCACGCCGACGCAAAGCCTTTACCTCGAAAACATCGCCAACCACGACATCACTTTTGGCATCGGGCCGGCCGGCACCGGCAAGACCTATCTGGCGGTGGCCTGCGCGGTCGATGCGCTGGAACGCAGCAGCGTGCAGCGCATCGTGCTGACCCGCCCCGCCGTCGAGGCCGGCGAGCGGCTCGGCTTCCTGCCGGGCAATCTGAGCGAAAAAGTCGACCCGTACCTGCGTCCGCTGTACGACGCGCTTCACGACCTGATGGGCTTCGACAAAGTGCAGAAAGCCTTCGAGCGCAACGCGCTGGAGATCGCACCGCTCGCTTTCATGCGCGGCCGGACGCTCAACAACGCCTTCATCATCCTCGACGAGGCGCAGAACACGACGCCCGAGCAAATGAAGATGTTCCTCACGCGGATCGGCTTCGGCGCCAAGGCCGTAGTGACGGGCGACGTGAGCCAGATCGATTTGCCCAAGACGCAGCTGAGCGGACTCGTCGACGCCGAGCGCGTCATGAAACGGGTCAAGGGCATTGCGGTAACGCACTTCACCAGCGCCGACGTCGTGCGGCACCCGCTCGTGGCGCGCATCGTCGACGCCTACGACAGCCAGCGCAAACGCGCGACGCCGGCGCGCTGA
- the ybeY gene encoding rRNA maturation RNase YbeY, translating into MALAALSLSLQFVPFKGVERHRAALPRHSVTRWIRHALDVDGELTVRIVDAEEGQRLNREFRGKDYATNVLTFDYAQEPMVMADLVLCAPVVAREAKEQRKTLAEHYAHLLVHGTLHAQGWDHETGEVDADEMEAREIEILAGLNIRNPY; encoded by the coding sequence ATGGCGCTCGCCGCCCTCTCACTGTCGTTGCAGTTCGTGCCGTTCAAAGGCGTCGAACGCCATCGCGCGGCCTTGCCCCGGCACAGCGTGACGCGCTGGATTCGCCACGCGCTCGATGTCGACGGCGAGCTCACGGTGCGCATCGTTGATGCCGAAGAAGGCCAACGACTGAACCGCGAGTTTCGCGGCAAGGACTACGCCACCAACGTGCTCACCTTCGACTATGCGCAAGAGCCGATGGTGATGGCCGACCTGGTGCTGTGTGCGCCGGTGGTCGCGCGCGAGGCGAAAGAGCAGCGCAAAACGCTGGCTGAGCACTACGCCCATCTGCTGGTTCACGGCACGCTGCACGCGCAGGGCTGGGACCACGAAACGGGCGAAGTCGACGCTGACGAAATGGAAGCGCGCGAGATAGAAATCCTCGCGGGACTCAACATTCGCAACCCGTACTAG
- a CDS encoding cation diffusion facilitator family transporter gives MPLLPSPSFSSSIQSLLTPKVLLRLSIAVALVTIVLKGMAGYITHSMGLISDAMESFVNLASAMFALAMVTIAARPADEDHPYGHHKAEYFASGFEGILIIGAALAIMWVSIERLMAPRPIEQLGWGLALSIVSTGFNGALAWALFRAAREHRSIALEADGRHLVTDVWTSVAVVVGIVAVHFTGWLWLDPLLGIGVALNIIFEGGKLVWRSSQGLMDEAMPAESMAAVQATLDGFLERAGGGAGAVKAGPIRFDDIATRRAGQRLFADLHMHVPGDWPLQRAATLRDELEQALMDNVPGLRVTIQLLPLNMEARAVQMAPGA, from the coding sequence GTGCCTCTTTTGCCTTCTCCCTCTTTCTCTTCTTCGATACAAAGTCTACTGACCCCAAAGGTGTTGTTGCGCCTGTCGATCGCGGTGGCGCTCGTCACCATCGTGCTGAAGGGAATGGCAGGCTACATCACGCATTCGATGGGGCTTATTTCCGACGCGATGGAGTCGTTCGTCAATCTCGCGAGCGCGATGTTCGCCCTCGCCATGGTGACTATTGCCGCGCGGCCGGCCGATGAAGACCATCCCTACGGCCATCACAAGGCCGAGTACTTCGCATCGGGCTTTGAAGGCATCCTCATCATCGGCGCAGCGCTGGCGATCATGTGGGTCTCGATCGAGCGCTTGATGGCGCCGCGACCGATCGAGCAGCTGGGCTGGGGGCTGGCGCTGTCCATCGTCAGTACAGGCTTCAACGGCGCATTGGCGTGGGCGCTCTTCAGGGCGGCACGCGAGCACCGTTCGATCGCACTGGAAGCTGATGGGCGGCACCTCGTCACCGATGTGTGGACTTCGGTCGCAGTCGTCGTCGGCATCGTCGCCGTGCATTTCACCGGCTGGTTGTGGCTCGATCCGTTGCTGGGCATCGGCGTGGCGCTCAACATCATTTTCGAAGGCGGCAAACTCGTTTGGCGCTCCTCGCAAGGGCTGATGGACGAGGCCATGCCGGCCGAATCCATGGCTGCGGTGCAAGCCACGCTCGACGGTTTTCTGGAGCGCGCCGGTGGTGGCGCTGGTGCGGTCAAGGCCGGGCCGATCCGCTTCGACGACATCGCGACCCGGCGCGCGGGGCAACGGCTCTTCGCCGACCTGCATATGCATGTGCCGGGTGACTGGCCGTTGCAACGTGCAGCCACTCTGCGTGATGAACTCGAGCAGGCGCTGATGGACAACGTGCCGGGTCTTCGGGTGACCATCCAGCTGCTGCCGCTCAACATGGAAGCGCGCGCCGTTCAGATGGCGCCGGGTGCGTGA
- a CDS encoding FecR domain-containing protein, whose translation MRFRPWTRLSALLLMAAIASIASVAPAAAQATPPPERAGFVKSVRGDVQLLSATGVMRTAHAGDEVAPIERIVTGADSAASLVLRDGTVLVLGPSSRLDMKEFSFDPTAQDGGLLISLLRGSLRMISGLIGKAHPDAVRIETQTATIGIRGTDFIVQADPQP comes from the coding sequence ATGAGATTCAGACCTTGGACGCGGCTGAGCGCCCTGCTGCTTATGGCGGCCATCGCGTCGATCGCGTCGGTCGCGCCGGCGGCAGCACAAGCCACCCCACCGCCAGAACGGGCTGGTTTCGTCAAAAGCGTGCGCGGCGACGTGCAACTGCTCAGCGCCACCGGCGTCATGCGTACCGCACATGCCGGCGACGAGGTTGCGCCCATCGAACGTATCGTGACTGGCGCGGACTCGGCCGCGAGCCTGGTGCTCCGCGATGGCACCGTGCTCGTGCTCGGCCCTTCGTCGCGACTCGACATGAAGGAGTTCAGCTTCGATCCGACCGCCCAGGACGGCGGCCTGTTGATCTCGCTGCTGCGTGGCTCGCTGCGCATGATTTCCGGCCTGATCGGAAAAGCCCATCCGGACGCGGTCCGCATCGAGACGCAGACCGCGACGATTGGCATCCGTGGCACCGATTTCATCGTTCAGGCGGATCCGCAACCATGA
- a CDS encoding OmpA family protein: MNMPRCVICFSLLSAALLAGCSTPATHVVLLPQPDGRPSAVVVGSNGGEVTLDKPYQRATVKAGRTGAPSLDQTDAARVRSDNTMLFDLVPPAPQRYAVYFDAGNTSLMPESQREMTTALMVAMARAGSDIVITGYTDTVGAVVSNDELSMRRAQQVRQMFIDRQFPAARIEAVGRGERELAVPTADETPEPRNRRVTIEVR; encoded by the coding sequence ATGAACATGCCACGCTGCGTCATCTGCTTTTCGCTCCTGTCAGCCGCGCTGCTCGCGGGCTGCTCGACGCCCGCCACGCACGTCGTGTTGCTGCCGCAACCGGACGGGCGACCCTCCGCGGTGGTGGTCGGAAGTAACGGCGGCGAAGTTACGCTGGACAAGCCTTACCAGCGCGCCACCGTGAAAGCAGGTCGCACCGGCGCGCCTTCGCTCGACCAGACCGATGCAGCACGGGTCCGCAGCGACAACACCATGCTGTTCGACCTCGTTCCGCCCGCACCCCAGCGCTACGCGGTGTACTTCGACGCAGGCAACACGTCGCTTATGCCCGAATCCCAACGCGAGATGACCACCGCGTTAATGGTGGCAATGGCACGCGCCGGCAGCGACATCGTGATCACCGGCTACACCGACACAGTTGGGGCAGTCGTGTCTAACGACGAGTTGTCGATGCGCAGGGCGCAGCAAGTGCGTCAGATGTTCATCGACAGGCAGTTTCCGGCGGCACGCATCGAAGCGGTCGGCCGCGGCGAACGCGAACTCGCGGTACCGACCGCCGACGAGACGCCGGAGCCGCGAAATCGACGGGTGACGATCGAAGTGCGCTGA